A window of Plantibacter sp. PA-3-X8 genomic DNA:
CAGCTGTCCGGATCCGAGGGTCCCGAGGTGCAGGGGGCCGAACTGACGGCGCACGAGGTCGACGACCGGGTGGCCGACGGCGTCGAGCATGCGACGGACGATGCGGTTCCGCCCGGAGTGCAGCGTGAGCTCCACGAGGCTGAACCCGTCCTCGGTGCCGAGCAGGCGGGCCTTGTCGGCGGAGATCGGTCCGTCCTCGAGTTCGATGCCCGCGGTCAGCTTCGCGAGGACCTGCGCGGTCACCTTGCCGGTGACCTTCGCGATGTACGTCTTCTGCACACCGAACGACGGGTGCGCGAGCACGTGCGCGAGGTCGCCGTCGTTGGTGAGGATGAGCAGACCGCTCGTCTCGGCGTCGAGGCGGCCCACGTTGAAGAGCCGTTCCTCGTACTGCTCGGTGAAGCGGCGCAGGTCGGGGCGACCGCGGTCGTCCTTCAACGAGCTGTAGATGCCCACCGGCTTGTTGAGCATGAGGTAGCGCTTCGAGGCGTCGAGCTGGATGGCGCTGCCGTCGACCGACACGAGGTCGTGCTCCGGATCGATCCGCGAGCCGAGCTCGGTGACGACGACGCCGTTCACCTCCACACGGCCGTCCTCGATGAGTTGCTCAGACACGCGCCTCGAGGCGACGCCGGCGTTCGCCAGCACCTTCTGCAAGCGGATGCCCTCTGATTCAGTGCTGGTCAATGTCGAATCCTTCCCGGCCATCGTCGAGCAACGGCGAGATCCGCGGCAGCTCCTCGATGGCGTTGATACCAAGTTGGGTGAGCAGGAGATCGGTGGTGCCGTAGTTGATGGCACCCGTCTCACTGTCGGTGAACATCTCCGTGATGAGTCCGCGTCCGAGGAGGGTGCGGACGACGGAGTCGACGTTGACGGCGCGGATCGAGGCGATCGCGCCGCGGCTGATCGGCTGCTTGTAGGCGATCACGGCCAGGGTCTCGAGCGCCGCCTGCGACAGCTTCGTCGGGTTCTGGGTCACGACGTAGTCGGTGACGAGCGCGTCGTAGTTGGCTCGGACGTAGATCCGCCAGCCGCCGCCGACCTCGCGGAGTTCGAACCCGCGTCGGACGCCACCGCGTTCGCCGTCGTAGTCGGCGACGAGTTCGGCGATGGCCCGTCGGACGGCGCCGACCGGGACGTGCACGGCGGCGGCCAGGTTCACGAGGCTCTGCGGTTCGTCGGCGACCATGAGGATCGCCTCGAGCGCACGCGGGACGTCAGGTGCGGGCACCGGCGCGGGCTCGGCCGGCAGGCCCTGGGCGGCGTCCGTCGGCCGCTCGATCGACTCGGGTGTCGCGTCAGGCATCGTAATCGGCTCCCAGGTTGGCGAGGCTGTCGTCGTTCCAGGTCTCGGCGGTCCAGCGGAGCGTGAGCTCACCGAGCGGTTCGATCTGCTCGAAGGACAGCGCGGCGTGTCGGTACAGTTCGAGCACGGCGATGAAGCGCGCGATGACCACGCCCTTCAGCTCCGCACCGGCCACGAGCTCGCGGAAGGTGTGTGACCCGCCGCGGCGCAGGATGGCGACGACGTGCGCCGCCTGTTCCCGGATGCTCACGAGCGGTGCGTGCAGGTGGTCGAGGCCCACGGTCGGCACCTCGCGCGGCGTGAACGCGAGCGTCGCGAGTGCGCCGAAGTCCTGCGCGGTCAGCGTCCAGACGAGTTCCGGGGTCTGCTGACGGTACTGCTCCTCCAGACGGACCGCCCGGAAGTGGCGCGCCGCCTCCAGGTCGAGGCGCTCCGCGAACCACGCTGACGCCTGCTTGAACGCGCGGTACTGCAGCAGGCGGGCGAACAGCAGGTCCCTCGCTTCCAGCAGGGCGACGTCCTCCGCGTCCACGAGCTCACCCTGCGGCAGCAGCCCCGCGATCTTGAGGTCGAGCAGGGTGGCCGCGACGACGAGGAACTCGCTCGCCTGGTCGAGTTCGTCGTCGGCCTCGAGCGTGCGCAGGTAGGCGATGAACTCGTCGGTCACGCGGCTGAGCGAGACCTCGGTGATGTCGAGTTCGTGCTTGCCGATGAGGGTCAGCAGGAGGTCGAAGGGCCCTTCGAAGCCCTCGAACGACACCCGGAACGACGGTGCCGGTGTTGGGTCGACGGTCGTCGCCTCAGCGGAGCGCGAGCCGGTGTCGCCGGCCGGAGGGAGGACGGCCACGGGCGTCCGCGCGGGATCAGGCGATCGCGCCACGGGAGATGAGCTCTCTCGCGAGCTGACGGTAGGCCTTCGCGGCGGCGTGCTCCGGTGCGAACTCGGTGATCGGGGTTCCGGCGACGCTCGCGTCGGGGAACTTCACGGTCCGGCCGATGACCGTCTCCAGGACCTTCTCGCCGAACGCGTCGACGACGCGCTCGAGGACCTCACGCGAGTGCAGGGTCCGGGAGTCGTACATGGTGGCGAGGATGCCGTCGAGCTCGATCGCCGGGTTGAGGCGGTCGCGCACCTTGTCGATGGTCTCGATGAGCAGCGCGACACCGCGGAGCGCGAAGAACTCGCACTCGAGCGGGATGAGGACCCCGTGGCTGGCGGTGAGGGCGTTGACCGTGAGCAGGCCGAGCGAGGGCTGGCAGTCGATCAGGATGACGTCGTAGTCGTCGGACACCTTACGGAGCACCCGGGCCAGGATCGTCTCGCGCGCGACCTCGTTGACGAGGTGGACCTCGGCGGCCGAGAGGTCGATGTTGGCCGGGAGCACGTCGAGACCCTCGATGGCGGTGTGCTGGATGACCTCGGCCGGGTCCTTCACGGTGCCGAGCAGCAGGTCGTACACGGTGTTGGAGTCGTGGGTGGAGATGCCGAGACCGGCGGACAGCGCGCCCTGCGGGTCGAAGTCGACGACGAGCACCCGGCGGCCGTATTCGGCCAGCGCGGCGGACAGACTGATGGTGGTCGTCGTCTTGCCGACGCCACCCTTCTGGTTGCAGAGCGAGATGATGCGTGCCGGACCGTGCTGCGCCAGTGTGGGCGGCACCGCGAACTCACGACGCGGGCGGCCGGTCGGGCCGTTCGGGTTCAGTTCGGCGGCGGTCTTGCGCGCAGAATCCTGCACTGCGCTCGTGTGCTTCGTACCGGCCACCGGTGTTGCCTCGCTCCCGCTTGCTGTCGTTCGAGTGACGAGTCTACCGGGCCACGGGTCAGGCCTGCGGTGCCGCTCCGCCCGTGGTCCATCTGGCCCGGGGATGGGACTGCGTGTACACGTCGCGGAGGTTGTCGACCGTCACCAGCGTGTACAGCTGGGTCGTCGCCACCGAGGAGTGACCGAGGAGTTCCTGCACGACGCGGACGTCGGCTCCGCCCTGCAGCAGGTGCGTCGCGAAGGAGTGTCGGAGGGTGTGCGGCGAGACGTGCGATTCGAGTCCTGCGCGCTCGGCGGCGCGTTGGAGGACGAGCCACGCGCTCTGCCGGGACAGCCGCGCACCGCGCTGCCCGAGGAAGAGCGCCGGCGTGGACCGGCCGAGGCCGGAGAAGACCGGCCGGACGCGCACGAGGTAGCGGTCGACGGCGTCTCGGGCGAAGCTGCCGAGCGGCACGATCCGCTGCTTGCCGCCCTTGCCGAGGAGCCGGACGATGTCGGTGTCGATGACGTCGTCCACGTTGAGACCGACGGCCTCGGAGACGCGGGCTCCTGTCGCGTAGAGCAGTTCGAGGAGCGCCTTGTCGCGGACGGCCAGCAGGTCGTCGCCGTCGGTCGTCTCGAGCAGTGCCCGCACCTGGTCGATCGTGATCGCCTTCGGGAGCCGTCCCGGGAGCTTCGGCGGGCGTACCTCGCGCGCGACGTCGACCTCGACGAGCTGTTCGTCGAGCAGGAACCGGTGGAGACCACGGATCGACGACAGCACCCTGGCGAGCGAGGACGCGCGCACCGGCTGCCCCTCCGGTGTCCGGAGCGACGCCGTGTACTCCGACACGTGCGCGGCGGTGACGGCCGGTGCCTCGACGACACCGTGCGCGCCGAGCCAGGCGAGATAGCCCTCGAGATCCCGCCGGTAGGCGGCCTGCGTGTTGGCTGACAGGCCGCGCTCGATCGCGATGTGCCGCAGGTAGTCGGCGACCGCGCGATCGGGCGCCACGCCTCAGGCTCCGCCCGGGCCGATCGTGGAGTCGCCGCTGTCGCGCAGCGTCGACCACCCGCGATCGCGAGCCGCGGCGGCCGTGAGGACGCCGAGCATCAGGATCGAGTTGTGGAGCCGGCCGTCGAGCACCGCGGCCACGGCGTCGTCGAGGGGCACCCACTCCACGAGGATGTCCGCCTCCTCCTCGGCACGCGCGAAGACCTCGGCGGTCGCGGTGAGGTCACGCGCGAGATAGATGCGGATCGACTCGTTGCTACCTCCGGGCGTCGTGTAGAACTCCGTCAGCAGCTGGAGCGAACCGGCGACGAGGTCGGCCTCCTCCTCCAGCTCGCGACCCGCGGCCACGGCCGGATCCTCCCCCGCGATGTCGAGCAGGCCGGCCGGCAGCTCCCAGTCGCGCTCGCCGATCGGGTGACGGTACTGCTGGATGAGCAGGACGCGCTCGTCGGCGTCGAGCGCCAACACCGCGACCGCACCGGTGTGGTCGACGAACTCTCGCACGACCTCGCCGTCGCCGTAGCGGAACGTCTCCCGACGGATGTCCCAGACCTTGCCCGCGAACGCGCGCTCGGAGGACACCACCTCGACGGGGTGCGACTCGTCGCGCAACGACGCGGCGTCGCCGACCGACTCAACCATTGGCGACGTCGAACAGACGGCTCGCCTGCTGACGCTCGAGCGAAGCACCGACGAGGCCGGCGAACAGCGGGTGCGCGTGGTTCGGGCGCGACCGCAGCTCGGGGTGCGCCTGCGTCGCGACGTAGAACGGGTGCACCTCGCGCGGCAGCTCGACGTACTCGACGAGCGTGCCGTCGGGCGACAGGCCGGAGAACTGGAGGCCGGCGTCCGCGATCTGCTGGCGGTAGCCGTTGTTCACCTCGTAGCGGTGACGGTGACGCTCGGACACCTCGTCCGCACCGTACAGCTCGGCGACGATCGAGCCCTCATCGAGCTTCGCCGCGTACAGACCGAGGCGCATCGTGCCACCGAGGTCGCCGCCGGCGATGATCTCGACCTGCTCGGCCATCGTCGCGATGACGGGGAACTGCGTGTCGGGGTCGAACTCTGAGGAGCTGGCACCCTCGAGCCCGACGACGTTCCTCGCGTACTCGATGACCATGCACTGCAGGCCGAGGCAGAGGCCGAGCACCGGGATGCCGTTCTCGCGGGCGAACTTCAGGGCGCCGAGCTTGCCCTCGATGCCGCGGATGCCGAAGCCACCGGGGACGCAGATGCCGTCGACGTCGGCGAGCGCCTTGATCGCTCCCTCGACGGTCTCGCAGTCGTCGGACGGGATCCAACGGATGCTGACCTTGGTGTCGTGGGCGAAGCCGCCG
This region includes:
- a CDS encoding pseudouridine synthase; protein product: MAGKDSTLTSTESEGIRLQKVLANAGVASRRVSEQLIEDGRVEVNGVVVTELGSRIDPEHDLVSVDGSAIQLDASKRYLMLNKPVGIYSSLKDDRGRPDLRRFTEQYEERLFNVGRLDAETSGLLILTNDGDLAHVLAHPSFGVQKTYIAKVTGKVTAQVLAKLTAGIELEDGPISADKARLLGTEDGFSLVELTLHSGRNRIVRRMLDAVGHPVVDLVRRQFGPLHLGTLGSGQLRELSKDELGAILTIARAHGPEARAADGTAAEASEPTA
- the scpB gene encoding SMC-Scp complex subunit ScpB codes for the protein MPDATPESIERPTDAAQGLPAEPAPVPAPDVPRALEAILMVADEPQSLVNLAAAVHVPVGAVRRAIAELVADYDGERGGVRRGFELREVGGGWRIYVRANYDALVTDYVVTQNPTKLSQAALETLAVIAYKQPISRGAIASIRAVNVDSVVRTLLGRGLITEMFTDSETGAINYGTTDLLLTQLGINAIEELPRISPLLDDGREGFDIDQH
- a CDS encoding ScpA family protein, translating into MAVLPPAGDTGSRSAEATTVDPTPAPSFRVSFEGFEGPFDLLLTLIGKHELDITEVSLSRVTDEFIAYLRTLEADDELDQASEFLVVAATLLDLKIAGLLPQGELVDAEDVALLEARDLLFARLLQYRAFKQASAWFAERLDLEAARHFRAVRLEEQYRQQTPELVWTLTAQDFGALATLAFTPREVPTVGLDHLHAPLVSIREQAAHVVAILRRGGSHTFRELVAGAELKGVVIARFIAVLELYRHAALSFEQIEPLGELTLRWTAETWNDDSLANLGADYDA
- a CDS encoding ParA family protein; amino-acid sequence: MQDSARKTAAELNPNGPTGRPRREFAVPPTLAQHGPARIISLCNQKGGVGKTTTTISLSAALAEYGRRVLVVDFDPQGALSAGLGISTHDSNTVYDLLLGTVKDPAEVIQHTAIEGLDVLPANIDLSAAEVHLVNEVARETILARVLRKVSDDYDVILIDCQPSLGLLTVNALTASHGVLIPLECEFFALRGVALLIETIDKVRDRLNPAIELDGILATMYDSRTLHSREVLERVVDAFGEKVLETVIGRTVKFPDASVAGTPITEFAPEHAAAKAYRQLARELISRGAIA
- the xerD gene encoding site-specific tyrosine recombinase XerD; the protein is MAPDRAVADYLRHIAIERGLSANTQAAYRRDLEGYLAWLGAHGVVEAPAVTAAHVSEYTASLRTPEGQPVRASSLARVLSSIRGLHRFLLDEQLVEVDVAREVRPPKLPGRLPKAITIDQVRALLETTDGDDLLAVRDKALLELLYATGARVSEAVGLNVDDVIDTDIVRLLGKGGKQRIVPLGSFARDAVDRYLVRVRPVFSGLGRSTPALFLGQRGARLSRQSAWLVLQRAAERAGLESHVSPHTLRHSFATHLLQGGADVRVVQELLGHSSVATTQLYTLVTVDNLRDVYTQSHPRARWTTGGAAPQA
- a CDS encoding NUDIX hydrolase; protein product: MVESVGDAASLRDESHPVEVVSSERAFAGKVWDIRRETFRYGDGEVVREFVDHTGAVAVLALDADERVLLIQQYRHPIGERDWELPAGLLDIAGEDPAVAAGRELEEEADLVAGSLQLLTEFYTTPGGSNESIRIYLARDLTATAEVFARAEEEADILVEWVPLDDAVAAVLDGRLHNSILMLGVLTAAAARDRGWSTLRDSGDSTIGPGGA